The Misgurnus anguillicaudatus chromosome 15, ASM2758022v2, whole genome shotgun sequence genome has a window encoding:
- the grm3 gene encoding metabotropic glutamate receptor 3: MMSSAVRALLLVLLGAGVLLSSGDSPRREIKIDGDLVLGGLFPIHEKGQGMDECGRINEDRGIQRLEAMLFAIDQINQDVGLLPGVALGVHILDTCSRDTYALEQALEFVRASLTKVDDTEFICPDGSYAFQEDSPLAITGVIGGSFSSVSIQVANLLRLFQIPQISYASTSAKLSDKSRYDYFARTVPPDFYQAKAMAEILRAFNWTYVSTVASEGDYGETGIEAFEQQARLRNICIATSEKVGRSSAKRSSYEAVIRQLLQKPTARVAVLFLRSDDARELIAAAARLNASFLWVASDGWGAQESIVKGNEFTADGAITLELSAYPIPEFNRYFQSLTPFNNHRNPWFKDFWEQKFQCSLSGTSSAGAGTPKPPCDQDLRVNESNFEPESKIMFVINAVYAMAHALHRMQRSLCVNTTRLCDAMRSLDGRKLYRDYLLHANFRAPFSPPGSENQVKFDAYGDGMGCYNIFNYQRVPGSDKYAYIKVGEWAESLSLNEAMIGWPRGADVPTSQCSDPCAPNEMKKMQAGEYCCWICTPCETYEYLPDEFTCMPCAPGQWPRPDLTGCYDLPEDYIMWEDAWAIGPTSIACVGFICTLMVFVVFIRHNDTPLVKASGRELCYILLLGVFMSYTMTFIFIAKPSPVVCTLRRLGLGTSFAVCYSALLTKTNRIARIFSGVKEGGVQRPRFISPSSQVFICLSLISVQLLLVSIWLLIEVPGTRRFTTPEKRQTVILKCNVRDSSMLLSLTYDVVLVVLCTIYAFKTRKCPENFNEAKFIGFTMYTTCIIWLAFLPIFYVTSSDYRVQTTTMCISVSLSGFVVLGCMFAPKVHIIMFQPQKNVTSHRLNLNRLSVSGPTTSYASQASASAHYVPTVCNGREIVDSTTSSL, translated from the exons ATGATGTCGTCTGCAGTCCGAGCTCTTCTCCTGGTTCTGCTGGGGGCCGGGGTGCTGCTCTCCAGCGGAGATTCTCCCCGCAGGGAAATTAAAATAGACGGAGACCTGGTGCTCGGTGGTCTCTTCCCCATCCACGAGAAGGGTCAGGGCATGGACGAATGCGGCCGCATCAATGAAGACCGTGGGATCCAGCGTCTTGAGGCCATGCTCTTTGCCATCGATCAGATCAACCAGGACGTGGGTCTGCTGCCGGGCGTGGCGCTGGGCGTCCACATCCTGGACACGTGCTCACGGGACACGTACGCTCTGGAACAGGCGCTGGAGTTTGTCAGGGCGTCTCTTACAAAAGTGGATGATACAGAATTTATCTGTCCAGATGGCTCTTACGCATTTCAGGAAGACAGCCCGCTTGCCATAACAGGTGTCATTGGAGGATCATTTAGCAGTGTTTCTATACAG GTTGCGAACCTGCTCCGGTTATTCCAAATTCCTCAGATTAGCTATGCTAGCACAAGTGCCAAGCTCAGCGATAAATCCCGCTACGACTACTTTGCACGCACCGTACCTCCAGACTTCTACCAGGCCAAGGCCATGGCTGAGATCCTGCGTGCCTTTAACTGGACCTACGTTTCTACAGTTGCCTCAGAGGGTGACTACGGAGAGACGGGCATCGAAGCTTTCGAGCAACAAGCACGTTTGAGAAACATCTGCATTGCCACTTCAGAAAAAGTGGGGCGATCGAGCGCGAAGCGTTCCTCGTACGAAGCCGTGATCCGTCAGCTTCTACAAAAGCCCACGGCCCGCGTAGCCGTGCTGTTTCTGCGTAGCGATGACGCACGGGAACTCATAGCGGCTGCAGCCCGCCTCAATGCTTCTTTTCTTTGGGTGGCCAGCGATGGATGGGGGGCCCAAGAGAGTATTGTAAAAGGGAACGAGTTTACGGCGGACGGAGCGATTACGCTAGAGTTGTCCGCTTACCCGATACCCGAATTTAATCGCTACTTCCAGAGCCTAACCCCCTTCAATAACCACCGCAACCCCTGGTTTAAAGACTTCTGGGAGCAAAAGTTTCAATGCTCACTAAGTGGAACTTCATCAGCGGGAGCAGGGACACCCAAGCCACCTTGTGACCAAGATTTGAGGGTGAACGAATCCAACTTTGAGCCCGAATCGAAAATCATGTTCGTCATAAACGCAGTGTACGCCATGGCGCATGCTTTACACCGCATGCAGCGAAGTTTGTGCGTCAACACGACGCGGCTGTGCGACGCAATGCGGAGTCTTGACGGCAGAAAGCTCTACCGGGACTATCTGCTTCATGCCAACTTCAGAG CTCCATTCTCCCCACCTGGCTCGGAAAATCAAGTCAAATTTGATGCGTATGGTGACGGCATGGGATGCTACAACATCTTCAACTACCAGCGTGTGCCAGGCAGCGACAAGTATGCTTACATCAAGGTAGGAGAGTGGGCGGAGAGTCTTTCCCTTAACGAGGCCATGATTGGCTGGCCTAGGGGAGCAGACGTCCCCACCTCTCAATGCAGTGACCCGTGTGCTCCAAACGAAATGAAAAAGATGCAGGCAGGAGAATACTGCTGCTGGATTTGCACTCCATGCGAGACGTACGAATACCTGCCGGACGAATTCACCTGCATGCCCTGCGCGCCTGGCCAGTGGCCCCGCCCTGACCTAACCGGATGCTACGACCTGCCAGAGGATTACATCATGTGGGAGGATGCTTGGGCCATCGGGCCCACCTCTATTGCATGCGTGGGCTTCATCTGCACCTTAATGGTCTTTGTCGTTTTCATTCGCCACAATGACACGCCACTAGTCAAAGCGTCTGGTCGTGAGCTGTGCTACATCTTGCTCCTGGGTGTCTTCATGTCCTACACTATGACTTTCATATTCATTGCCAAACCGTCGCCTGTCGTGTGCACGCTACGCCGGCTGGGCCTCGGTACGTCGTTCGCAGTGTGCTACTCTGCCCTGCTAACGAAGACCAATCGCATCGCTCGGATCTTTAGCGGGGTAAAAGAGGGCGGGGTTCAGCGGCCGCGCTTCATCAGTCCCAGCTCACAGGTTTTCATTTGTTTGTCACTGATCTCAGTGCAGTTGTTGCTGGTGTCCATCTGGCTCCTGATAGAGGTGCCCGGCACGCGGCGTTTTACCACGCCGGAGAAACGTCAGACTGTCATATTGAAATGTAACGTACGGGACTCTAGCATGCTGCTGTCGCTGACCTACGATGTAGTTCTGGTGGTGCTCTGCACCATTTACGCCTTTAAGACCCGCAAGTGTCCGGAGAACTTCAACGAGGCGAAGTTCATCGGCTTTACCATGTATACTACCTGCATCATCTGGCTGGCCTTTCTGCCCATCTTCTACGTTACCTCCAGTGATTACAGG